From the genome of Glycine max cultivar Williams 82 chromosome 2, Glycine_max_v4.0, whole genome shotgun sequence, one region includes:
- the LOC102663539 gene encoding uncharacterized protein produces MDEFLLKAEKANAIPRHNNNNILAFVSKALRILELCLALLLLSWILTRLPFALALSAEFLRRLFAFAASPLFVFAVSNAIIAALLAQSRRLSSPHSADALYREFLQTRTAVSEPHAPPSPTPPEPVFHDKQIIADMVQDTPSADAAAAAKYRRSQSEKIKVDAAGKPPRRKQLLRSETEKRSDSSPEILYPQDELSNEEFQRAIEAFIAKQLRFLREEESSAIVVQNPS; encoded by the coding sequence ATGGACGAGTTTCTCTTGAAAGCTGAGAAGGCCAACGCCATTCCaagacacaacaacaacaatattttGGCCTTCGTTTCCAAAGCCCTTCGCATTCTCGAACTCTGCCTCGCCCTCCTCCTCCTCTCGTGGATCCTCACGCGCCTCCCCTTCGCGCTCGCGCTCTCCGCCGAGTTCCTCCGCCGCCTCTTCGCCTTCGCCGCCAGCCCCCTCTTCGTCTTCGCCGTCTCCAACGCCATCATCGCCGCCCTCCTCGCTCAGTCCCGCCGCCTCTCGTCCCCCCACTCCGCCGACGCACTCTACCGCGAGTTCCTCCAAACGCGCACCGCCGTCTCCGAACCTCACGCGCCGCCGTCACCGACACCGCCGGAGCCCGTGTTCCACGACAAGCAGATCATCGCCGATATGGTGCAGGACACGCCTTCCGCCGACGCCGCGGCTGCCGCGAAGTACCGCCGGAGTCAGTCGGAGAAGATAAAGGTAGACGCTGCCGGAAAGCCGCCGCGCCGAAAACAGCTCCTGCGGTCGGAGACCGAGAAGCGGAGCGACAGCTCGCCGGAAATTTTGTACCCGCAGGATGAGCTCAGCAATGAGGAGTTTCAACGCGCCATAGAAGCTTTCATCGCGAAGCAATTGAGGTTTCTGCGAGAAGAGGAGTCTTCCGCCATTGTTGTTCAGAATCCCTCCTAG